The Geotrypetes seraphini chromosome 8, aGeoSer1.1, whole genome shotgun sequence genome includes a region encoding these proteins:
- the BSDC1 gene encoding BSD domain-containing protein 1 isoform X3, whose amino-acid sequence MESAWKVPEEFGMSEDGGWWRSWLQQSYQSVREKSVEALEFIKRDLTEFSQVVQHDTANTIAATASVVKEKLAPEGTTGTTEKVKKGLSNFLEVISDTFAPSPDKTIDCDVITLMATPSGTTEPYDSAKARLYSLQSDPATYCNEPDGPPVLFESWLAQCNLEEKKGEISDLLVTSPSVRALYTKMVPAAVSHSEFWQRYFYKVHNLEQEEARRDALKQRAEQSVRLEDPRWEEEEEEFLGTSPLSHLHLKHSTEKDLSVKSQILENNSSNLSIEIKEQNQDDPVEPEEQTLVASALSSPSESTESTLPVTQIAKPATPILAMVREMGTHTPLEVGSKEQESVSNIAESKQVSPPSSERLRVQEQSESKATTRTASLKEEGPTDLRVFELNSDSGKSTPSNNGKKGSSTDVSEDWEKDFDLDMTEEEVQLVLSKVEVSGELEDEDWEDWE is encoded by the exons ATGGAAAGTGCTTGGAAAGTTCCAGAAGAGTTTGGGATGAG TGAAGACGGGGGCTGGTGGAGGAGCTGGCTGCAGCAAAGCTACCAGAGTGTCCGAGAAAAG TCTGTAGAAGCTTTGGAGTTTATAAAAAGGGACCTAACAGAATTCTCACAAGTTGTTCAACATGACACTGCGAACACCATTGCTGCCACAGCCAGTGTGGTCAAGGAGAAGCTGGCA CCGGAAGGCACAACTGGCACAACAGAAAAAGTGAAGAAAGGGCTCTCGAATTTTCTAGAAGTCATCTCGGACACGTTTGCCCCTTCACCAGATAAAACAAtcgactgtgatgtcataacgctgATGGCCACTCCGTCTGGTACTACAGAACCTTATGACAGTGCAAAG GCCCGCCTGTACAGTCTGCAGTCTGACCCAGCCACATATTGTAATGAACCAGATG GACCCCCAGTATTGTTTGAGTCCTGGCTGGCACAGTGTAATCTAgaggagaagaaaggagaaatCTCTGACCTGCTGGTAACCAGCCCCTCTGTTCGGGCATTGTACACCAAAATG GTGCCAGCTGCTGTCTCCCATTCTGAATTCTGGCAACGTTACTTTTATAAGGTTCATAATTTGGAACAG GAGGAGGCCCGGAGGGATGCTCTGAAGCAGAGGGCAGAGCAGAGCGTGCGTTTGGAAGACCCCCgttgggaggaggaagagg AGGAATTTTTGGGCACGTCTCCTTTATCTCATTTGCACTTGAAACATTCGACAGAGAAGGACTTGTCTGTTAAGTCTCAGATTTTGGAAAATAACTCCAGTAATCTTTCAATAGAGATCAAAGAGCAGAACCAGGATGATCCAGTGGAGCCCGAAGAGCAAACCTTGGTGGCTTCTGCTCTTTCTAGCCCTTCAGAGAGCACTGAGAGCACCCTGCCTGTTACCCAAATTGCCAAACCAGCTACCCCAATACTTGCCATGGTGAGAGAGATGGGAACCCATACACCATTAGAAGTGGGCTCAAAAGAGCAAGAGTCTGTTTCAAATATAGCAGAATCCAAGCAGGTATCTCCTCCATCCTCAGAACGACTGAGAGTCCAAGAACAATCTGAGAGCAAAGCAACTACGAGGACAGCAAGCCTGAAAGAAGAGGGGCCAACAGATCTAAGGGTCTTTGAACTGAACTCAGACAGTGGAAAATCTACTCCATCCAACAATGGCAAAAAAG GTTCCAGCACTGATGTCAGTGAGGACTGGGAGAAAGACTTTGATTTGGACATGACAGAAGAGGAAGTGCAGCTGGTTCTGTCGAAGGTGGAGGTGTCAGGAGAG CTGGAGGATGAAGACTGGGAAGACTGGGAATAA
- the TSSK3 gene encoding testis-specific serine/threonine-protein kinase 3 isoform X1: MDNFLLANGYQLGKTIGEGTYSKVKEAFCTKHQRKVAIKIIDKMEGPEEFIQRFLPRELQIVRRLKHKNIIQVYETLESDDGKIYLVMELAEGGDIFDCVLQSGPLSESRARMLFYQLVEAVRYCHSHGVAHRDLKCENALLHKDTYLKLTDFGFATLLPLSYTELSRTFCGSTAYAAPEVLQGVPYDSKKGDIWSLGVVLYVMLCASQPFDDTDIPKMLWQQQKGVSVPRHLGLSNQCQDLIGRLLEPDMILRPSIEDVICHEWFSAPL; the protein is encoded by the exons ATGGATAACTTTCTGCTAGCCAATGGCTACCAACTTGGAAAGACCATCGGCGAAGGTACTTACTCCAAAGTTAAAGAGGCTTTCTGCACCAAACACCAGAGAAAAGTGGCCATTAAAATTATAGACAAGATGGAAGGACCAGAAG AGTTTATCCAGCGATTCCTGCCTCGGGAGCTCCAGATTGTTAGACGACTGAAGCATAAGAACATTATTCAGGTGTACGAGACGCTGGAGTCAGACGACGGCAAGATTTACCTGGTCATGGAGCTGGCAGAAGGTGGAGACATCTTTGACTGTGTTCTTCAGAGTGGTCCACTGTCAGAAAGTCGTGCCAGAATGCTCTTCTACCAGCTGGTGGAGGCTGTGCGCTACTGCCATAGCCATGGCGTGGCCCATAGGGATCTCAAGTGCGAGAACGCCTTGCTTCATAAGGACACCTACTTGAAGCTGACGGACTTTGGATTTGCTACGTTGCTCCCCCTTTCGTACACGGAACTGAGCCGCACCTTCTGTGGCAGCACAGCCTACGCTGCTCCTGAAGTGCTCCAAGGTGTGCCTTACGACAGTAAGAAAGGGGACATCTGGAGTTTGGGGGTGGTTCTGTATGTCATGTTGTGCGCCTCTCAACCTTTCGATGACACAGACATCCCCAAGATGCTATGGCAACAGCAGAAAGGCGTCTCTGTCCCCAGGCACCTGGGCCTTTCAAACCAGTGCCAAGACCTCATCGGGAGGCTCCTGGAGCCAGACATGATCCTGAGACCATCCATTGAAGACGTGATCTGCCATGAATGGTTTTCTGCCCCTTTATGA
- the TSSK3 gene encoding testis-specific serine/threonine-protein kinase 3 isoform X2, whose product MDNFLLANGYQLGKTIGEEFIQRFLPRELQIVRRLKHKNIIQVYETLESDDGKIYLVMELAEGGDIFDCVLQSGPLSESRARMLFYQLVEAVRYCHSHGVAHRDLKCENALLHKDTYLKLTDFGFATLLPLSYTELSRTFCGSTAYAAPEVLQGVPYDSKKGDIWSLGVVLYVMLCASQPFDDTDIPKMLWQQQKGVSVPRHLGLSNQCQDLIGRLLEPDMILRPSIEDVICHEWFSAPL is encoded by the exons ATGGATAACTTTCTGCTAGCCAATGGCTACCAACTTGGAAAGACCATCGGCGAAG AGTTTATCCAGCGATTCCTGCCTCGGGAGCTCCAGATTGTTAGACGACTGAAGCATAAGAACATTATTCAGGTGTACGAGACGCTGGAGTCAGACGACGGCAAGATTTACCTGGTCATGGAGCTGGCAGAAGGTGGAGACATCTTTGACTGTGTTCTTCAGAGTGGTCCACTGTCAGAAAGTCGTGCCAGAATGCTCTTCTACCAGCTGGTGGAGGCTGTGCGCTACTGCCATAGCCATGGCGTGGCCCATAGGGATCTCAAGTGCGAGAACGCCTTGCTTCATAAGGACACCTACTTGAAGCTGACGGACTTTGGATTTGCTACGTTGCTCCCCCTTTCGTACACGGAACTGAGCCGCACCTTCTGTGGCAGCACAGCCTACGCTGCTCCTGAAGTGCTCCAAGGTGTGCCTTACGACAGTAAGAAAGGGGACATCTGGAGTTTGGGGGTGGTTCTGTATGTCATGTTGTGCGCCTCTCAACCTTTCGATGACACAGACATCCCCAAGATGCTATGGCAACAGCAGAAAGGCGTCTCTGTCCCCAGGCACCTGGGCCTTTCAAACCAGTGCCAAGACCTCATCGGGAGGCTCCTGGAGCCAGACATGATCCTGAGACCATCCATTGAAGACGTGATCTGCCATGAATGGTTTTCTGCCCCTTTATGA
- the BSDC1 gene encoding BSD domain-containing protein 1 isoform X4: MSLGGRSSQADTRNDEDGGWWRSWLQQSYQSVREKSVEALEFIKRDLTEFSQVVQHDTANTIAATASVVKEKLAPEGTTGTTEKVKKGLSNFLEVISDTFAPSPDKTIDCDVITLMATPSGTTEPYDSAKARLYSLQSDPATYCNEPDGPPVLFESWLAQCNLEEKKGEISDLLVTSPSVRALYTKMVPAAVSHSEFWQRYFYKVHNLEQEEARRDALKQRAEQSVRLEDPRWEEEEEIKEQNQDDPVEPEEQTLVASALSSPSESTESTLPVTQIAKPATPILAMVREMGTHTPLEVGSKEQESVSNIAESKQVSPPSSERLRVQEQSESKATTRTASLKEEGPTDLRVFELNSDSGKSTPSNNGKKGSSTDVSEDWEKDFDLDMTEEEVQLVLSKVEVSGELEDEDWEDWE, from the exons ATGAGCCTGGGAGGCAGAAGTAGCCAAGCAGATACTAGGAATGA TGAAGACGGGGGCTGGTGGAGGAGCTGGCTGCAGCAAAGCTACCAGAGTGTCCGAGAAAAG TCTGTAGAAGCTTTGGAGTTTATAAAAAGGGACCTAACAGAATTCTCACAAGTTGTTCAACATGACACTGCGAACACCATTGCTGCCACAGCCAGTGTGGTCAAGGAGAAGCTGGCA CCGGAAGGCACAACTGGCACAACAGAAAAAGTGAAGAAAGGGCTCTCGAATTTTCTAGAAGTCATCTCGGACACGTTTGCCCCTTCACCAGATAAAACAAtcgactgtgatgtcataacgctgATGGCCACTCCGTCTGGTACTACAGAACCTTATGACAGTGCAAAG GCCCGCCTGTACAGTCTGCAGTCTGACCCAGCCACATATTGTAATGAACCAGATG GACCCCCAGTATTGTTTGAGTCCTGGCTGGCACAGTGTAATCTAgaggagaagaaaggagaaatCTCTGACCTGCTGGTAACCAGCCCCTCTGTTCGGGCATTGTACACCAAAATG GTGCCAGCTGCTGTCTCCCATTCTGAATTCTGGCAACGTTACTTTTATAAGGTTCATAATTTGGAACAG GAGGAGGCCCGGAGGGATGCTCTGAAGCAGAGGGCAGAGCAGAGCGTGCGTTTGGAAGACCCCCgttgggaggaggaagagg AGATCAAAGAGCAGAACCAGGATGATCCAGTGGAGCCCGAAGAGCAAACCTTGGTGGCTTCTGCTCTTTCTAGCCCTTCAGAGAGCACTGAGAGCACCCTGCCTGTTACCCAAATTGCCAAACCAGCTACCCCAATACTTGCCATGGTGAGAGAGATGGGAACCCATACACCATTAGAAGTGGGCTCAAAAGAGCAAGAGTCTGTTTCAAATATAGCAGAATCCAAGCAGGTATCTCCTCCATCCTCAGAACGACTGAGAGTCCAAGAACAATCTGAGAGCAAAGCAACTACGAGGACAGCAAGCCTGAAAGAAGAGGGGCCAACAGATCTAAGGGTCTTTGAACTGAACTCAGACAGTGGAAAATCTACTCCATCCAACAATGGCAAAAAAG GTTCCAGCACTGATGTCAGTGAGGACTGGGAGAAAGACTTTGATTTGGACATGACAGAAGAGGAAGTGCAGCTGGTTCTGTCGAAGGTGGAGGTGTCAGGAGAG CTGGAGGATGAAGACTGGGAAGACTGGGAATAA
- the BSDC1 gene encoding BSD domain-containing protein 1 isoform X2 encodes MRGPQPLPPGWPPAESLSDPPPVTSRPEADAAARNPPRAGYSEDGGWWRSWLQQSYQSVREKSVEALEFIKRDLTEFSQVVQHDTANTIAATASVVKEKLAPEGTTGTTEKVKKGLSNFLEVISDTFAPSPDKTIDCDVITLMATPSGTTEPYDSAKARLYSLQSDPATYCNEPDGPPVLFESWLAQCNLEEKKGEISDLLVTSPSVRALYTKMVPAAVSHSEFWQRYFYKVHNLEQEEARRDALKQRAEQSVRLEDPRWEEEEEEFLGTSPLSHLHLKHSTEKDLSVKSQILENNSSNLSIEIKEQNQDDPVEPEEQTLVASALSSPSESTESTLPVTQIAKPATPILAMVREMGTHTPLEVGSKEQESVSNIAESKQVSPPSSERLRVQEQSESKATTRTASLKEEGPTDLRVFELNSDSGKSTPSNNGKKGSSTDVSEDWEKDFDLDMTEEEVQLVLSKVEVSGELEDEDWEDWE; translated from the exons atgcgcggcccgCAGCCCTTGCCCCCTGGTTGGCCGCCGGCTGAGAGCTTGTCCGACCCCCCTCCTGTGACGTCACGGCCGGAAGCGGATGCGGCCGCCAGAAACCCGCCCCGCGCGGGTTATAG TGAAGACGGGGGCTGGTGGAGGAGCTGGCTGCAGCAAAGCTACCAGAGTGTCCGAGAAAAG TCTGTAGAAGCTTTGGAGTTTATAAAAAGGGACCTAACAGAATTCTCACAAGTTGTTCAACATGACACTGCGAACACCATTGCTGCCACAGCCAGTGTGGTCAAGGAGAAGCTGGCA CCGGAAGGCACAACTGGCACAACAGAAAAAGTGAAGAAAGGGCTCTCGAATTTTCTAGAAGTCATCTCGGACACGTTTGCCCCTTCACCAGATAAAACAAtcgactgtgatgtcataacgctgATGGCCACTCCGTCTGGTACTACAGAACCTTATGACAGTGCAAAG GCCCGCCTGTACAGTCTGCAGTCTGACCCAGCCACATATTGTAATGAACCAGATG GACCCCCAGTATTGTTTGAGTCCTGGCTGGCACAGTGTAATCTAgaggagaagaaaggagaaatCTCTGACCTGCTGGTAACCAGCCCCTCTGTTCGGGCATTGTACACCAAAATG GTGCCAGCTGCTGTCTCCCATTCTGAATTCTGGCAACGTTACTTTTATAAGGTTCATAATTTGGAACAG GAGGAGGCCCGGAGGGATGCTCTGAAGCAGAGGGCAGAGCAGAGCGTGCGTTTGGAAGACCCCCgttgggaggaggaagagg AGGAATTTTTGGGCACGTCTCCTTTATCTCATTTGCACTTGAAACATTCGACAGAGAAGGACTTGTCTGTTAAGTCTCAGATTTTGGAAAATAACTCCAGTAATCTTTCAATAGAGATCAAAGAGCAGAACCAGGATGATCCAGTGGAGCCCGAAGAGCAAACCTTGGTGGCTTCTGCTCTTTCTAGCCCTTCAGAGAGCACTGAGAGCACCCTGCCTGTTACCCAAATTGCCAAACCAGCTACCCCAATACTTGCCATGGTGAGAGAGATGGGAACCCATACACCATTAGAAGTGGGCTCAAAAGAGCAAGAGTCTGTTTCAAATATAGCAGAATCCAAGCAGGTATCTCCTCCATCCTCAGAACGACTGAGAGTCCAAGAACAATCTGAGAGCAAAGCAACTACGAGGACAGCAAGCCTGAAAGAAGAGGGGCCAACAGATCTAAGGGTCTTTGAACTGAACTCAGACAGTGGAAAATCTACTCCATCCAACAATGGCAAAAAAG GTTCCAGCACTGATGTCAGTGAGGACTGGGAGAAAGACTTTGATTTGGACATGACAGAAGAGGAAGTGCAGCTGGTTCTGTCGAAGGTGGAGGTGTCAGGAGAG CTGGAGGATGAAGACTGGGAAGACTGGGAATAA
- the BSDC1 gene encoding BSD domain-containing protein 1 isoform X6: MSSEDGGWWRSWLQQSYQSVREKSVEALEFIKRDLTEFSQVVQHDTANTIAATASVVKEKLAPEGTTGTTEKVKKGLSNFLEVISDTFAPSPDKTIDCDVITLMATPSGTTEPYDSAKARLYSLQSDPATYCNEPDGPPVLFESWLAQCNLEEKKGEISDLLVTSPSVRALYTKMVPAAVSHSEFWQRYFYKVHNLEQEEARRDALKQRAEQSVRLEDPRWEEEEEEFLGTSPLSHLHLKHSTEKDLSVKSQILENNSSNLSIEIKEQNQDDPVEPEEQTLVASALSSPSESTESTLPVTQIAKPATPILAMVREMGTHTPLEVGSKEQESVSNIAESKQVSPPSSERLRVQEQSESKATTRTASLKEEGPTDLRVFELNSDSGKSTPSNNGKKGSSTDVSEDWEKDFDLDMTEEEVQLVLSKVEVSGELEDEDWEDWE, translated from the exons ATGAGTAg TGAAGACGGGGGCTGGTGGAGGAGCTGGCTGCAGCAAAGCTACCAGAGTGTCCGAGAAAAG TCTGTAGAAGCTTTGGAGTTTATAAAAAGGGACCTAACAGAATTCTCACAAGTTGTTCAACATGACACTGCGAACACCATTGCTGCCACAGCCAGTGTGGTCAAGGAGAAGCTGGCA CCGGAAGGCACAACTGGCACAACAGAAAAAGTGAAGAAAGGGCTCTCGAATTTTCTAGAAGTCATCTCGGACACGTTTGCCCCTTCACCAGATAAAACAAtcgactgtgatgtcataacgctgATGGCCACTCCGTCTGGTACTACAGAACCTTATGACAGTGCAAAG GCCCGCCTGTACAGTCTGCAGTCTGACCCAGCCACATATTGTAATGAACCAGATG GACCCCCAGTATTGTTTGAGTCCTGGCTGGCACAGTGTAATCTAgaggagaagaaaggagaaatCTCTGACCTGCTGGTAACCAGCCCCTCTGTTCGGGCATTGTACACCAAAATG GTGCCAGCTGCTGTCTCCCATTCTGAATTCTGGCAACGTTACTTTTATAAGGTTCATAATTTGGAACAG GAGGAGGCCCGGAGGGATGCTCTGAAGCAGAGGGCAGAGCAGAGCGTGCGTTTGGAAGACCCCCgttgggaggaggaagagg AGGAATTTTTGGGCACGTCTCCTTTATCTCATTTGCACTTGAAACATTCGACAGAGAAGGACTTGTCTGTTAAGTCTCAGATTTTGGAAAATAACTCCAGTAATCTTTCAATAGAGATCAAAGAGCAGAACCAGGATGATCCAGTGGAGCCCGAAGAGCAAACCTTGGTGGCTTCTGCTCTTTCTAGCCCTTCAGAGAGCACTGAGAGCACCCTGCCTGTTACCCAAATTGCCAAACCAGCTACCCCAATACTTGCCATGGTGAGAGAGATGGGAACCCATACACCATTAGAAGTGGGCTCAAAAGAGCAAGAGTCTGTTTCAAATATAGCAGAATCCAAGCAGGTATCTCCTCCATCCTCAGAACGACTGAGAGTCCAAGAACAATCTGAGAGCAAAGCAACTACGAGGACAGCAAGCCTGAAAGAAGAGGGGCCAACAGATCTAAGGGTCTTTGAACTGAACTCAGACAGTGGAAAATCTACTCCATCCAACAATGGCAAAAAAG GTTCCAGCACTGATGTCAGTGAGGACTGGGAGAAAGACTTTGATTTGGACATGACAGAAGAGGAAGTGCAGCTGGTTCTGTCGAAGGTGGAGGTGTCAGGAGAG CTGGAGGATGAAGACTGGGAAGACTGGGAATAA
- the BSDC1 gene encoding BSD domain-containing protein 1 isoform X1 has product MSLGGRSSQADTRNDEDGGWWRSWLQQSYQSVREKSVEALEFIKRDLTEFSQVVQHDTANTIAATASVVKEKLAPEGTTGTTEKVKKGLSNFLEVISDTFAPSPDKTIDCDVITLMATPSGTTEPYDSAKARLYSLQSDPATYCNEPDGPPVLFESWLAQCNLEEKKGEISDLLVTSPSVRALYTKMVPAAVSHSEFWQRYFYKVHNLEQEEARRDALKQRAEQSVRLEDPRWEEEEEEFLGTSPLSHLHLKHSTEKDLSVKSQILENNSSNLSIEIKEQNQDDPVEPEEQTLVASALSSPSESTESTLPVTQIAKPATPILAMVREMGTHTPLEVGSKEQESVSNIAESKQVSPPSSERLRVQEQSESKATTRTASLKEEGPTDLRVFELNSDSGKSTPSNNGKKGSSTDVSEDWEKDFDLDMTEEEVQLVLSKVEVSGELEDEDWEDWE; this is encoded by the exons ATGAGCCTGGGAGGCAGAAGTAGCCAAGCAGATACTAGGAATGA TGAAGACGGGGGCTGGTGGAGGAGCTGGCTGCAGCAAAGCTACCAGAGTGTCCGAGAAAAG TCTGTAGAAGCTTTGGAGTTTATAAAAAGGGACCTAACAGAATTCTCACAAGTTGTTCAACATGACACTGCGAACACCATTGCTGCCACAGCCAGTGTGGTCAAGGAGAAGCTGGCA CCGGAAGGCACAACTGGCACAACAGAAAAAGTGAAGAAAGGGCTCTCGAATTTTCTAGAAGTCATCTCGGACACGTTTGCCCCTTCACCAGATAAAACAAtcgactgtgatgtcataacgctgATGGCCACTCCGTCTGGTACTACAGAACCTTATGACAGTGCAAAG GCCCGCCTGTACAGTCTGCAGTCTGACCCAGCCACATATTGTAATGAACCAGATG GACCCCCAGTATTGTTTGAGTCCTGGCTGGCACAGTGTAATCTAgaggagaagaaaggagaaatCTCTGACCTGCTGGTAACCAGCCCCTCTGTTCGGGCATTGTACACCAAAATG GTGCCAGCTGCTGTCTCCCATTCTGAATTCTGGCAACGTTACTTTTATAAGGTTCATAATTTGGAACAG GAGGAGGCCCGGAGGGATGCTCTGAAGCAGAGGGCAGAGCAGAGCGTGCGTTTGGAAGACCCCCgttgggaggaggaagagg AGGAATTTTTGGGCACGTCTCCTTTATCTCATTTGCACTTGAAACATTCGACAGAGAAGGACTTGTCTGTTAAGTCTCAGATTTTGGAAAATAACTCCAGTAATCTTTCAATAGAGATCAAAGAGCAGAACCAGGATGATCCAGTGGAGCCCGAAGAGCAAACCTTGGTGGCTTCTGCTCTTTCTAGCCCTTCAGAGAGCACTGAGAGCACCCTGCCTGTTACCCAAATTGCCAAACCAGCTACCCCAATACTTGCCATGGTGAGAGAGATGGGAACCCATACACCATTAGAAGTGGGCTCAAAAGAGCAAGAGTCTGTTTCAAATATAGCAGAATCCAAGCAGGTATCTCCTCCATCCTCAGAACGACTGAGAGTCCAAGAACAATCTGAGAGCAAAGCAACTACGAGGACAGCAAGCCTGAAAGAAGAGGGGCCAACAGATCTAAGGGTCTTTGAACTGAACTCAGACAGTGGAAAATCTACTCCATCCAACAATGGCAAAAAAG GTTCCAGCACTGATGTCAGTGAGGACTGGGAGAAAGACTTTGATTTGGACATGACAGAAGAGGAAGTGCAGCTGGTTCTGTCGAAGGTGGAGGTGTCAGGAGAG CTGGAGGATGAAGACTGGGAAGACTGGGAATAA
- the BSDC1 gene encoding BSD domain-containing protein 1 isoform X5, with protein MAEGEDGGWWRSWLQQSYQSVREKSVEALEFIKRDLTEFSQVVQHDTANTIAATASVVKEKLAPEGTTGTTEKVKKGLSNFLEVISDTFAPSPDKTIDCDVITLMATPSGTTEPYDSAKARLYSLQSDPATYCNEPDGPPVLFESWLAQCNLEEKKGEISDLLVTSPSVRALYTKMVPAAVSHSEFWQRYFYKVHNLEQEEARRDALKQRAEQSVRLEDPRWEEEEEEFLGTSPLSHLHLKHSTEKDLSVKSQILENNSSNLSIEIKEQNQDDPVEPEEQTLVASALSSPSESTESTLPVTQIAKPATPILAMVREMGTHTPLEVGSKEQESVSNIAESKQVSPPSSERLRVQEQSESKATTRTASLKEEGPTDLRVFELNSDSGKSTPSNNGKKGSSTDVSEDWEKDFDLDMTEEEVQLVLSKVEVSGELEDEDWEDWE; from the exons ATGGCGGAAGG TGAAGACGGGGGCTGGTGGAGGAGCTGGCTGCAGCAAAGCTACCAGAGTGTCCGAGAAAAG TCTGTAGAAGCTTTGGAGTTTATAAAAAGGGACCTAACAGAATTCTCACAAGTTGTTCAACATGACACTGCGAACACCATTGCTGCCACAGCCAGTGTGGTCAAGGAGAAGCTGGCA CCGGAAGGCACAACTGGCACAACAGAAAAAGTGAAGAAAGGGCTCTCGAATTTTCTAGAAGTCATCTCGGACACGTTTGCCCCTTCACCAGATAAAACAAtcgactgtgatgtcataacgctgATGGCCACTCCGTCTGGTACTACAGAACCTTATGACAGTGCAAAG GCCCGCCTGTACAGTCTGCAGTCTGACCCAGCCACATATTGTAATGAACCAGATG GACCCCCAGTATTGTTTGAGTCCTGGCTGGCACAGTGTAATCTAgaggagaagaaaggagaaatCTCTGACCTGCTGGTAACCAGCCCCTCTGTTCGGGCATTGTACACCAAAATG GTGCCAGCTGCTGTCTCCCATTCTGAATTCTGGCAACGTTACTTTTATAAGGTTCATAATTTGGAACAG GAGGAGGCCCGGAGGGATGCTCTGAAGCAGAGGGCAGAGCAGAGCGTGCGTTTGGAAGACCCCCgttgggaggaggaagagg AGGAATTTTTGGGCACGTCTCCTTTATCTCATTTGCACTTGAAACATTCGACAGAGAAGGACTTGTCTGTTAAGTCTCAGATTTTGGAAAATAACTCCAGTAATCTTTCAATAGAGATCAAAGAGCAGAACCAGGATGATCCAGTGGAGCCCGAAGAGCAAACCTTGGTGGCTTCTGCTCTTTCTAGCCCTTCAGAGAGCACTGAGAGCACCCTGCCTGTTACCCAAATTGCCAAACCAGCTACCCCAATACTTGCCATGGTGAGAGAGATGGGAACCCATACACCATTAGAAGTGGGCTCAAAAGAGCAAGAGTCTGTTTCAAATATAGCAGAATCCAAGCAGGTATCTCCTCCATCCTCAGAACGACTGAGAGTCCAAGAACAATCTGAGAGCAAAGCAACTACGAGGACAGCAAGCCTGAAAGAAGAGGGGCCAACAGATCTAAGGGTCTTTGAACTGAACTCAGACAGTGGAAAATCTACTCCATCCAACAATGGCAAAAAAG GTTCCAGCACTGATGTCAGTGAGGACTGGGAGAAAGACTTTGATTTGGACATGACAGAAGAGGAAGTGCAGCTGGTTCTGTCGAAGGTGGAGGTGTCAGGAGAG CTGGAGGATGAAGACTGGGAAGACTGGGAATAA
- the FAM229A gene encoding protein FAM229A yields the protein MATFLWCLVQKASLTLEWGWGSAMSSQEQPPARRFPIEAGDSRSLLTPQENQEPATSGYTPVRQLRRCPGCHCLTLLYTPIDVYLAMGGNPRARAT from the exons ATGGCCACTTTTCTCTGGTGTTTGGTGCAGAAAGCCTCTTTAACTTTGGA GTGGGGCTGGGGATCGGCCATGAGCTCCCAGGAGCAGCCTCCAGCTCGCAGGTTCCCCATTGAGGCTGGAGACTCCAGGAGCCTGTTAACTCCGCAGGAGAACCAGGAGCCAGCAACCTCTGGGTACACCCCAGTCAG GCAGCTGAGAAGATGTCCAGGGTGCCACTGCCTGACCCTGCTTTACACCCCGATCGATGTCTACCTTGCCATGGGTGGCAACCCAAGGGCACGTGCCACGTGA